In Tachysurus vachellii isolate PV-2020 chromosome 1, HZAU_Pvac_v1, whole genome shotgun sequence, a genomic segment contains:
- the serf2b gene encoding small EDRK-rich factor 2, producing MTRGNQRELARQKHAKKQNEQGKGRKDDGLSAAARKQRDAEIMQQKQKKASEKGDPKSK from the exons ATGACCA GAGGAAACCAGCGTGAACTTGCCCGACAAAAGCACGCcaagaaacaaaatgagcaGGGCAAAGGCAGGAAGGATGATGGTCTTTCTGCTGCTGCTCGCAAGCAGAG GGATGCAGAGATAATGcagcagaaacagaagaaagccAGTGAGAAAGGGGACCCTAAATCAAAATAA
- the frmd5b gene encoding FERM domain-containing protein 5 produces the protein MLSRVLSGSVRSLDREFNCTVRLLDDTEYTCTVQRDAKGRWLFEQICRHLSLLEKDYFGIRYVDPEKQRHWLELNKPIAKQMRSQPPFIMCLRVKFYPPDPAALKEEITRYLVFLQIKRDLYHGRLLCKSSDAALLAAHILQAETGDYTPEKHPEGYSSKFQFFPKHSERLERRIAEIHKTELIGQTPEISEMNFLRKAQTLEMYGVDPHPCKDVSGNAAFLGFTPSGFVVLQGNRRVHFLKWNEVTKMKFEGKTFHIYANQQEDQKIILTYFAPTPEACKHLWKCGVENQAFYQFEKSSQVRTVSSSNLFFKGSRFRYSGKVAKEVMEQSAKIRREPPEIHRAGMVPSRSCPSIAHGPRQSSVPRTCRRAVHMSIMEGLESLRDSGHSTPVRSIVHGDLLKSHSSWGEGRNGASEFSEELYRPTDSVLPTPVSSNCSLDQALSQQMNNPPSFQEEKKTEAGIPKSGSLVVAKFTERVYHLRKIQTPTGSMEVKQVSKVIGSLARLFLVTLTLLLALLLLLIALTESELDVAFLRDIRQTAEFQQFHNEYFCPLRRWLAYKLRWMGG, from the exons ATGTTGAGTCGAGTGTTGAGCGGCAGTGTTCGGAGTCTGGACAGAGAATTCAACTGCACTGTCCGGCTGCTGGACGACACGGAATACACCTGCACGGTACAG AGGGACGCAAAGGGTCGATGGCTTTTTGAGCAGATTTGTCGTCATTTGAGCCTGTTAGAGAAAGACTACTTTGGCATCAGATATGTCGACCCAGAGAAACAGAGG CATTGGCTAGAGTTAAACAAGCCAATTGCCAAACAGATGAGAT CGCAACCACCGTTTATCATGTGTTTACGGGTGAAGTTCTATCCCCCTGATCCTGCTGCTCTCAAAGAGGAGATCACCAG ATATTTGGTCTTTTTACAGATTAAGCGAGATTTGTACCATGGCCGACTGCTATGCAAGAGCTCTGACGCTGCCCTGCTAGCTGCTCATATTCTACAAG ctgaaactggagactacACTCCAGAGAAGCATCCAGAAGGCTACAGCTCCAAATTCCAGTTCTTCCCCAAGCACTCTGAACGCCTTGAACGCCGCATTGCTGAAATTCACAAAACCGAGCTAAT TGGCCAGACTCCTGAGATTTCTGAGATGAATTTCTTAAGGAAGGCTCAGACATTGGAGATGTACGGAGTTGATCCACACCCTTGTAAG GATGTGTcgggaaatgctgctttttTGGGTTTCACTCCGTCTGGCTTTGTGGTGCTTCAAGGGAACCGGCGAGTTCATTTCCTCAAATG GAATGaggtcaccaaaatgaagtTTGAGGGGAAGACCTTCCATATTTATGCAAACCAACAGGAA GATCAGAAAATCATCCTGACCTACTTTGCACCAACGCCAGAAGCCTGTAAGCACCTGTGGAAGTGTGGCGTGGAGAACCAGGCTTTCTACCA GTTTGAGAAATCCAGTCAAGTACGGACTGTGTCCAGCAGTAATCTCTTCTTTAAAGGGAGTCGTTTCAGATACAG TGGGAAGGTGGCTAAGGAGGTCATGGAGCAAAGTGCCAAAATCAGACGAGAGCCACCTGAAATCCACCG GGCTGGGATGGTCCCTAGCAGGAGTTGTCCTTCCATCGCTCACGGCCCAAGACAGAGTAGTGTTCCACGAACATGCAGAAGAGCAGTCCATATGTCTATAATGGAGG GTTTGGAGTCTTTACGTGACAGTGGCCACTCCACCCCAGTGCGGTCGATCGTTCATGGGGACTTACTGAAGTCCCATAGCAGTTGGGGCGAGGGTAGAAACGGGGCGTCGGAATTTTCGGAGGAATTGTATAGGCCGACTGACAGTGTGTTACCTACGCCTGTCTCCAGCAACTGTTCACTGGACCAGGCCTTGTCTCAGCAAATGAACAACCCTCCCAGTTTccaagaggagaaaaaaacagaagcaggCATTCCAAAAAGTGGGAGTCTGGTTGTTGCTAAGTTTACAGAAAGAGTCTATCACCTGAGGAAAATCCAAACACCCACTGGTAGCATGGAGGTGAAGCAAGTAAGTAAGGTCATTGGAAGTTTGGCACGGCTCTTCTTGGTCACGCTCACGCTGCTCCTGGCTCTCCTCCTGCTTCTCATCGCTCTGACAGAGTCTGAACTTGACGTGGCCTTTTTGAGGGACATCCGACAAACAGCCGAGTTTCAGCAGTTTCACAATGAATACTTTTGCCCGCTGAGACGCTGGCTAGCCTACAAGTTGCGCTGGATGGGAGGCTAG
- the tmed3 gene encoding transmembrane emp24 domain-containing protein 3: protein MLGVVLFILTLYPALISGTELTFKLPDSEKQCFYQELEEGVTFHVDYQVIAGGNYDIDCFVKDPLNNALYEERRKQYDSFTHTTAMKGVYAVCFSNEFSTFSHKTVYLDFRSGEEQQLLPGVKNPTALTQIESTCLSIHEILKVVADTQTKYRLREAQDRIRADDLNARVFYWSIGESLIICVVSIGQVLMLRSFFKEKTTTKT, encoded by the exons ATGCTCGgtgttgttttgttcattttgacaCTGTATCCAGCTCTGATTAGTGGCACTGAACTGACTTTTAAACTACCTGATAGCGAGAAGCAATGTTTTTACCAGGAATTAGAGGAGGGGGTCACGTTTCATGTCGATTATCAA GTTATTGCTGGTGGAAACTATGATATTGACTGTTTTGTGAAAGACCCATTGAATAATGCCTTGTATGAAGAACGGAGGAAGCAATATGACAGCTTCACACATACTACAGCTATGAAGGGTGTTTACGCAGTCTGCTTCAGCAATGAGTTTTCTACCTTCTCTCATAAAACTGTGTATCTAGACTTCCGATCAGGCGAAGAACAACAATTGCTGCCTGGTGTGAAAAATCCAACAGCGCTTACACAG ATTGAGTCAACCTGCTTGTCCATCCATGAGATTCTGAAAGTGGTGGCAGACACTCAGACGAAGTACCGTCTTCGAGAAGCTCAGGACCGCATTAGAGCGGATGACCTAAACGCACGTGTTTTTTACTGGTCCATTGGAGAGTCTCTCATTATATGTGTGGTCAGCATTGGACAGGTTCTTATGCTTAGGAGCTTCTTCAAGGAGAAGACTACTACCAAAACATAG